The following are encoded in a window of Mustela nigripes isolate SB6536 chromosome 1, MUSNIG.SB6536, whole genome shotgun sequence genomic DNA:
- the MUS81 gene encoding crossover junction endonuclease MUS81 isoform X1, with the protein MAAPVRLGRKRPLPVCPNPLFVRWLTEWRDEAASRGRRTQFVFQKALRSLRRYPLPLRSGKEAKILQHFGDRLCHMLDQRLQQHEASGGDHAPTSSGDKSPAREGPFATVQDASMPLPAQPKAGGSGSYWPARHSGAREILLLLYRDLLNPSGHGFLAKEELLQGCTQKAPRVAPGSTRPWPALRSLLHRNLVLRTHRPARSVFIRYSLTAEGLELARKLAESEGLSSLDSPIRPEEPPGEEPEVPGTASAELGASEGSVQQPPLELEPGEYRVLLCVDTGEAKGAGHRPQLLLELQRLRVPYMVRKLHVGDFVWVAQETRPRDPARPGELVLDHIVERKRLDDLCNSIIDGRFREQKFRLKRCGLGHRVYLVEEYGSAGHLSLPESTLLQAVTNTQVIDGFFVKRTADLKESAAYLALLTRGLQRLYQGRTLSSRPWGASEASESRPGPSPNPLCSLLTFSDFNAGAIKNKAQSVREVFARQLMQVRGVSGEKAAAIVDKYSTPASLLAAYDACATPKEQEMLLSTIKCGQLQRNLGPALSRTLSQLYCCYGPLT; encoded by the exons ATGGCAGCGCCGGTCCGCTTGGGCCGGAAACGCCCGCTGCCCGTTTGCCCCAACCCGCTCTTCGTACGCTGGCTAACCGAATGGCGGGACGAGGCAGCCAGTAGGGGCCGCCGCACGCAATTCGTGTTTCAAAAG GCGCTGCGCTCGCTCCGGCGGTACCCACTGCCTCTGCGCAGCGGCAAGGAAGCTAAGATCCTGCAGCACTTCGGAGACAGACTCTGCCATATGCTGGACCAGCGGCTGCAGCAGCACGAAGCATCCGGCG GTGACCATGCCCCGACTTCATCTGGAGATAAGAGTCCAGCCCGGGAAGGACCCTTTGCCACAGTCCAGGATGCTTCCATGCCA CTTCCAGCCCAGCCCAAAGCAGGGGGCTCAGGCAGCTACTGGCCGGCTCGGCACTCAGGCGCCCGTGAGATCCTACTGCTGCTCTACAGGGATCTCCTG AATCCTAGTGGCCACGGCTTCCTAGCCAAGGAGGAGCTGCTGCAGGGGTGTACCCAGAAAGCCCCCAGG GTGGCCCCTGGGAGTACTCGACCCTGGCCAGCCCTCCGCTCCCTCCTGCACAGAAACCTCGTTCTTAGGACACACCGGCCAGCCAG ATCTGTGTTCATCAGGTACTCGCTGACGGCGGAGGGTCTGGAGCTCGCCCGGAAGCTGGCTGAGTCAGAGGGCCTGAGCTCACTGGACAGTCCTATCAGGCCAGAGGAGCCCCCTGGGGAGGAGCCAGAAGTGCCAGGAACGGCCTCTGCTGAAct TGGCGCCAGTGAAGGGAGTGTCCAGCAGCCACCCCTGGAGCTTGAGCCTGGAGAGTACAGGGTGCTGTTGTGTGTGGACACCGGCGAAGCCAAGgg GGCGGGGCACAGGCCACAGCTGCTCCTCGAGCTACAGCGTCTGCGTGTGCCCTACATGGTGCGCAAGCTGCACGTCGGGGACTTCGTGTGGGTGGCTCAAGAGACCAGGCCCAGAGACCCAG CAAGACCCGGGGAGCTCGTCCTGGACCACATCGTGGAGCGCAAGCGGCTGGATGACTTGTGTAACAGCATCATTGATGGCCGCTTCCGTGAGCAGAAG ttccGGTTAAAGCGCTGTGGCCTGGGCCACCGAGTGTACCTGGTAGAGGAGTATGGCTCGGCGGGCCACCTCAGCCTTCCCGAGAGCACACTGCTGCAGGCTGTCACCAACACTCAG GTCATCGATGGCTTCTTTGTGAAGCGCACAGCAGACCTCAAGGAATCGGCTGCCTACCTGGCCCTGTTGACCCGGGGCCTCCAGAGACTGTACCAG gGCCGTACCCTCAGCAGTCGCCCCTGGGGAGCCTCCGAGGCCTCTGAATCAAGGCCGGGGCCCTCCCCAAATCCTCTGTGCTCACTCCTCACCTTCAGTGACTTCAACGCAGGTGCCATCAAGAACAAG GCGCAGTCTGTGCGCGAGGTCTTCGCCCGGCAGCTGATGCAGGTGCGCGGAGTGAGTGGGGAGAAGGCGGCAGCCATAGTGGACAAGTACAGCACCCCCGCCAG cctatTGGCCGCCTATGACGCCTGTGCCACCCCCAAGGAACAGGAGATGCTGCTGAGCACCATCAAGTGTGGCCAACTGCAGAG GAATCTGGGGCCTGCTCTGAGCAGGACCTTGTCCCAGCTCTATTGCTGCTACGGCCCCCTCACCTGA
- the MUS81 gene encoding crossover junction endonuclease MUS81 isoform X5, which translates to MAAPVRLGRKRPLPVCPNPLFVRWLTEWRDEAASRGRRTQFVFQKALRSLRRYPLPLRSGKEAKILQHFGDRLCHMLDQRLQQHEASGGDHAPTSSGDKSPAREGPFATVQDASMPNPSGHGFLAKEELLQGCTQKAPRVAPGSTRPWPALRSLLHRNLVLRTHRPARSVFIRYSLTAEGLELARKLAESEGLSSLDSPIRPEEPPGEEPEVPGTASAELGASEGSVQQPPLELEPGEYRVLLCVDTGEAKGAGHRPQLLLELQRLRVPYMVRKLHVGDFVWVAQETRPRDPARPGELVLDHIVERKRLDDLCNSIIDGRFREQKFRLKRCGLGHRVYLVEEYGSAGHLSLPESTLLQAVTNTQVIDGFFVKRTADLKESAAYLALLTRGLQRLYQGRTLSSRPWGASEASESRPGPSPNPLCSLLTFSDFNAGAIKNKAQSVREVFARQLMQVRGVSGEKAAAIVDKYSTPASLLAAYDACATPKEQEMLLSTIKCGQLQRNLGPALSRTLSQLYCCYGPLT; encoded by the exons ATGGCAGCGCCGGTCCGCTTGGGCCGGAAACGCCCGCTGCCCGTTTGCCCCAACCCGCTCTTCGTACGCTGGCTAACCGAATGGCGGGACGAGGCAGCCAGTAGGGGCCGCCGCACGCAATTCGTGTTTCAAAAG GCGCTGCGCTCGCTCCGGCGGTACCCACTGCCTCTGCGCAGCGGCAAGGAAGCTAAGATCCTGCAGCACTTCGGAGACAGACTCTGCCATATGCTGGACCAGCGGCTGCAGCAGCACGAAGCATCCGGCG GTGACCATGCCCCGACTTCATCTGGAGATAAGAGTCCAGCCCGGGAAGGACCCTTTGCCACAGTCCAGGATGCTTCCATGCCA AATCCTAGTGGCCACGGCTTCCTAGCCAAGGAGGAGCTGCTGCAGGGGTGTACCCAGAAAGCCCCCAGG GTGGCCCCTGGGAGTACTCGACCCTGGCCAGCCCTCCGCTCCCTCCTGCACAGAAACCTCGTTCTTAGGACACACCGGCCAGCCAG ATCTGTGTTCATCAGGTACTCGCTGACGGCGGAGGGTCTGGAGCTCGCCCGGAAGCTGGCTGAGTCAGAGGGCCTGAGCTCACTGGACAGTCCTATCAGGCCAGAGGAGCCCCCTGGGGAGGAGCCAGAAGTGCCAGGAACGGCCTCTGCTGAAct TGGCGCCAGTGAAGGGAGTGTCCAGCAGCCACCCCTGGAGCTTGAGCCTGGAGAGTACAGGGTGCTGTTGTGTGTGGACACCGGCGAAGCCAAGgg GGCGGGGCACAGGCCACAGCTGCTCCTCGAGCTACAGCGTCTGCGTGTGCCCTACATGGTGCGCAAGCTGCACGTCGGGGACTTCGTGTGGGTGGCTCAAGAGACCAGGCCCAGAGACCCAG CAAGACCCGGGGAGCTCGTCCTGGACCACATCGTGGAGCGCAAGCGGCTGGATGACTTGTGTAACAGCATCATTGATGGCCGCTTCCGTGAGCAGAAG ttccGGTTAAAGCGCTGTGGCCTGGGCCACCGAGTGTACCTGGTAGAGGAGTATGGCTCGGCGGGCCACCTCAGCCTTCCCGAGAGCACACTGCTGCAGGCTGTCACCAACACTCAG GTCATCGATGGCTTCTTTGTGAAGCGCACAGCAGACCTCAAGGAATCGGCTGCCTACCTGGCCCTGTTGACCCGGGGCCTCCAGAGACTGTACCAG gGCCGTACCCTCAGCAGTCGCCCCTGGGGAGCCTCCGAGGCCTCTGAATCAAGGCCGGGGCCCTCCCCAAATCCTCTGTGCTCACTCCTCACCTTCAGTGACTTCAACGCAGGTGCCATCAAGAACAAG GCGCAGTCTGTGCGCGAGGTCTTCGCCCGGCAGCTGATGCAGGTGCGCGGAGTGAGTGGGGAGAAGGCGGCAGCCATAGTGGACAAGTACAGCACCCCCGCCAG cctatTGGCCGCCTATGACGCCTGTGCCACCCCCAAGGAACAGGAGATGCTGCTGAGCACCATCAAGTGTGGCCAACTGCAGAG GAATCTGGGGCCTGCTCTGAGCAGGACCTTGTCCCAGCTCTATTGCTGCTACGGCCCCCTCACCTGA
- the MUS81 gene encoding crossover junction endonuclease MUS81 isoform X3 → MAAPVRLGRKRPLPVCPNPLFVRWLTEWRDEAASRGRRTQFVFQKALRSLRRYPLPLRSGKEAKILQHFGDRLCHMLDQRLQQHEASGGDHAPTSSGDKSPAREGPFATVQDASMPLPAQPKAGGSGSYWPARHSGAREILLLLYRDLLNPSGHGFLAKEELLQGCTQKAPRVAPGSTRPWPALRSLLHRNLVLRTHRPARSVFIRYSLTAEGLELARKLAESEGLSSLDSPIRPEEPPGEEPEVPGTASAELGASEGSVQQPPLELEPGEYRVLLCVDTGEAKGAGHRPQLLLELQRLRVPYMVRKLHVGDFVWVAQETRPRDPARPGELVLDHIVERKRLDDLCNSIIDGRFREQKFRLKRCGLGHRVYLVEEYGSAGHLSLPESTLLQAVTNTQVIDGFFVKRTADLKESAAYLALLTRGLQRLYQGRTLSSRPWGASEASESRPGPSPNPLCSLLTFSDFNAGAIKNKAQSVREVFARQLMQVRGVSGEKAAAIVDKYSTPARNLGPALSRTLSQLYCCYGPLT, encoded by the exons ATGGCAGCGCCGGTCCGCTTGGGCCGGAAACGCCCGCTGCCCGTTTGCCCCAACCCGCTCTTCGTACGCTGGCTAACCGAATGGCGGGACGAGGCAGCCAGTAGGGGCCGCCGCACGCAATTCGTGTTTCAAAAG GCGCTGCGCTCGCTCCGGCGGTACCCACTGCCTCTGCGCAGCGGCAAGGAAGCTAAGATCCTGCAGCACTTCGGAGACAGACTCTGCCATATGCTGGACCAGCGGCTGCAGCAGCACGAAGCATCCGGCG GTGACCATGCCCCGACTTCATCTGGAGATAAGAGTCCAGCCCGGGAAGGACCCTTTGCCACAGTCCAGGATGCTTCCATGCCA CTTCCAGCCCAGCCCAAAGCAGGGGGCTCAGGCAGCTACTGGCCGGCTCGGCACTCAGGCGCCCGTGAGATCCTACTGCTGCTCTACAGGGATCTCCTG AATCCTAGTGGCCACGGCTTCCTAGCCAAGGAGGAGCTGCTGCAGGGGTGTACCCAGAAAGCCCCCAGG GTGGCCCCTGGGAGTACTCGACCCTGGCCAGCCCTCCGCTCCCTCCTGCACAGAAACCTCGTTCTTAGGACACACCGGCCAGCCAG ATCTGTGTTCATCAGGTACTCGCTGACGGCGGAGGGTCTGGAGCTCGCCCGGAAGCTGGCTGAGTCAGAGGGCCTGAGCTCACTGGACAGTCCTATCAGGCCAGAGGAGCCCCCTGGGGAGGAGCCAGAAGTGCCAGGAACGGCCTCTGCTGAAct TGGCGCCAGTGAAGGGAGTGTCCAGCAGCCACCCCTGGAGCTTGAGCCTGGAGAGTACAGGGTGCTGTTGTGTGTGGACACCGGCGAAGCCAAGgg GGCGGGGCACAGGCCACAGCTGCTCCTCGAGCTACAGCGTCTGCGTGTGCCCTACATGGTGCGCAAGCTGCACGTCGGGGACTTCGTGTGGGTGGCTCAAGAGACCAGGCCCAGAGACCCAG CAAGACCCGGGGAGCTCGTCCTGGACCACATCGTGGAGCGCAAGCGGCTGGATGACTTGTGTAACAGCATCATTGATGGCCGCTTCCGTGAGCAGAAG ttccGGTTAAAGCGCTGTGGCCTGGGCCACCGAGTGTACCTGGTAGAGGAGTATGGCTCGGCGGGCCACCTCAGCCTTCCCGAGAGCACACTGCTGCAGGCTGTCACCAACACTCAG GTCATCGATGGCTTCTTTGTGAAGCGCACAGCAGACCTCAAGGAATCGGCTGCCTACCTGGCCCTGTTGACCCGGGGCCTCCAGAGACTGTACCAG gGCCGTACCCTCAGCAGTCGCCCCTGGGGAGCCTCCGAGGCCTCTGAATCAAGGCCGGGGCCCTCCCCAAATCCTCTGTGCTCACTCCTCACCTTCAGTGACTTCAACGCAGGTGCCATCAAGAACAAG GCGCAGTCTGTGCGCGAGGTCTTCGCCCGGCAGCTGATGCAGGTGCGCGGAGTGAGTGGGGAGAAGGCGGCAGCCATAGTGGACAAGTACAGCACCCCCGCCAG GAATCTGGGGCCTGCTCTGAGCAGGACCTTGTCCCAGCTCTATTGCTGCTACGGCCCCCTCACCTGA
- the MUS81 gene encoding crossover junction endonuclease MUS81 isoform X7 translates to MAAPVRLGRKRPLPVCPNPLFVRWLTEWRDEAASRGRRTQFVFQKALRSLRRYPLPLRSGKEAKILQHFGDRLCHMLDQRLQQHEASGGDHAPTSSGDKSPAREGPFATVQDASMPLPAQPKAGGSGSYWPARHSGAREILLLLYRDLLNPSGHGFLAKEELLQGCTQKAPRVAPGSTRPWPALRSLLHRNLVLRTHRPARSVFIRYSLTAEGLELARKLAESEGLSSLDSPIRPEEPPGEEPEVPGTASAELGASEGSVQQPPLELEPGEYRVLLCVDTGEAKGAGHRPQLLLELQRLRVPYMVRKLHVGDFVWVAQETRPRDPVPVKALWPGPPSVPGRGVWLGGPPQPSREHTAAGCHQHSGHRWLLCEAHSRPQGIGCLPGPVDPGPPETVPGAIKNKAQSVREVFARQLMQVRGVSGEKAAAIVDKYSTPASLLAAYDACATPKEQEMLLSTIKCGQLQRNLGPALSRTLSQLYCCYGPLT, encoded by the exons ATGGCAGCGCCGGTCCGCTTGGGCCGGAAACGCCCGCTGCCCGTTTGCCCCAACCCGCTCTTCGTACGCTGGCTAACCGAATGGCGGGACGAGGCAGCCAGTAGGGGCCGCCGCACGCAATTCGTGTTTCAAAAG GCGCTGCGCTCGCTCCGGCGGTACCCACTGCCTCTGCGCAGCGGCAAGGAAGCTAAGATCCTGCAGCACTTCGGAGACAGACTCTGCCATATGCTGGACCAGCGGCTGCAGCAGCACGAAGCATCCGGCG GTGACCATGCCCCGACTTCATCTGGAGATAAGAGTCCAGCCCGGGAAGGACCCTTTGCCACAGTCCAGGATGCTTCCATGCCA CTTCCAGCCCAGCCCAAAGCAGGGGGCTCAGGCAGCTACTGGCCGGCTCGGCACTCAGGCGCCCGTGAGATCCTACTGCTGCTCTACAGGGATCTCCTG AATCCTAGTGGCCACGGCTTCCTAGCCAAGGAGGAGCTGCTGCAGGGGTGTACCCAGAAAGCCCCCAGG GTGGCCCCTGGGAGTACTCGACCCTGGCCAGCCCTCCGCTCCCTCCTGCACAGAAACCTCGTTCTTAGGACACACCGGCCAGCCAG ATCTGTGTTCATCAGGTACTCGCTGACGGCGGAGGGTCTGGAGCTCGCCCGGAAGCTGGCTGAGTCAGAGGGCCTGAGCTCACTGGACAGTCCTATCAGGCCAGAGGAGCCCCCTGGGGAGGAGCCAGAAGTGCCAGGAACGGCCTCTGCTGAAct TGGCGCCAGTGAAGGGAGTGTCCAGCAGCCACCCCTGGAGCTTGAGCCTGGAGAGTACAGGGTGCTGTTGTGTGTGGACACCGGCGAAGCCAAGgg GGCGGGGCACAGGCCACAGCTGCTCCTCGAGCTACAGCGTCTGCGTGTGCCCTACATGGTGCGCAAGCTGCACGTCGGGGACTTCGTGTGGGTGGCTCAAGAGACCAGGCCCAGAGACCCAG ttccGGTTAAAGCGCTGTGGCCTGGGCCACCGAGTGTACCTGGTAGAGGAGTATGGCTCGGCGGGCCACCTCAGCCTTCCCGAGAGCACACTGCTGCAGGCTGTCACCAACACTCAG GTCATCGATGGCTTCTTTGTGAAGCGCACAGCAGACCTCAAGGAATCGGCTGCCTACCTGGCCCTGTTGACCCGGGGCCTCCAGAGACTGTACCAG GTGCCATCAAGAACAAG GCGCAGTCTGTGCGCGAGGTCTTCGCCCGGCAGCTGATGCAGGTGCGCGGAGTGAGTGGGGAGAAGGCGGCAGCCATAGTGGACAAGTACAGCACCCCCGCCAG cctatTGGCCGCCTATGACGCCTGTGCCACCCCCAAGGAACAGGAGATGCTGCTGAGCACCATCAAGTGTGGCCAACTGCAGAG GAATCTGGGGCCTGCTCTGAGCAGGACCTTGTCCCAGCTCTATTGCTGCTACGGCCCCCTCACCTGA
- the MUS81 gene encoding crossover junction endonuclease MUS81 isoform X2 → MAAPVRLGRKRPLPVCPNPLFVRWLTEWRDEAASRGRRTQFVFQKALRSLRRYPLPLRSGKEAKILQHFGDRLCHMLDQRLQQHEASGGDHAPTSSGDKSPAREGPFATVQDASMPLPAQPKAGGSGSYWPARHSGAREILLLLYRDLLNPSGHGFLAKEELLQGCTQKAPRVAPGSTRPWPALRSLLHRNLVLRTHRPARYSLTAEGLELARKLAESEGLSSLDSPIRPEEPPGEEPEVPGTASAELGASEGSVQQPPLELEPGEYRVLLCVDTGEAKGAGHRPQLLLELQRLRVPYMVRKLHVGDFVWVAQETRPRDPARPGELVLDHIVERKRLDDLCNSIIDGRFREQKFRLKRCGLGHRVYLVEEYGSAGHLSLPESTLLQAVTNTQVIDGFFVKRTADLKESAAYLALLTRGLQRLYQGRTLSSRPWGASEASESRPGPSPNPLCSLLTFSDFNAGAIKNKAQSVREVFARQLMQVRGVSGEKAAAIVDKYSTPASLLAAYDACATPKEQEMLLSTIKCGQLQRNLGPALSRTLSQLYCCYGPLT, encoded by the exons ATGGCAGCGCCGGTCCGCTTGGGCCGGAAACGCCCGCTGCCCGTTTGCCCCAACCCGCTCTTCGTACGCTGGCTAACCGAATGGCGGGACGAGGCAGCCAGTAGGGGCCGCCGCACGCAATTCGTGTTTCAAAAG GCGCTGCGCTCGCTCCGGCGGTACCCACTGCCTCTGCGCAGCGGCAAGGAAGCTAAGATCCTGCAGCACTTCGGAGACAGACTCTGCCATATGCTGGACCAGCGGCTGCAGCAGCACGAAGCATCCGGCG GTGACCATGCCCCGACTTCATCTGGAGATAAGAGTCCAGCCCGGGAAGGACCCTTTGCCACAGTCCAGGATGCTTCCATGCCA CTTCCAGCCCAGCCCAAAGCAGGGGGCTCAGGCAGCTACTGGCCGGCTCGGCACTCAGGCGCCCGTGAGATCCTACTGCTGCTCTACAGGGATCTCCTG AATCCTAGTGGCCACGGCTTCCTAGCCAAGGAGGAGCTGCTGCAGGGGTGTACCCAGAAAGCCCCCAGG GTGGCCCCTGGGAGTACTCGACCCTGGCCAGCCCTCCGCTCCCTCCTGCACAGAAACCTCGTTCTTAGGACACACCGGCCAGCCAG GTACTCGCTGACGGCGGAGGGTCTGGAGCTCGCCCGGAAGCTGGCTGAGTCAGAGGGCCTGAGCTCACTGGACAGTCCTATCAGGCCAGAGGAGCCCCCTGGGGAGGAGCCAGAAGTGCCAGGAACGGCCTCTGCTGAAct TGGCGCCAGTGAAGGGAGTGTCCAGCAGCCACCCCTGGAGCTTGAGCCTGGAGAGTACAGGGTGCTGTTGTGTGTGGACACCGGCGAAGCCAAGgg GGCGGGGCACAGGCCACAGCTGCTCCTCGAGCTACAGCGTCTGCGTGTGCCCTACATGGTGCGCAAGCTGCACGTCGGGGACTTCGTGTGGGTGGCTCAAGAGACCAGGCCCAGAGACCCAG CAAGACCCGGGGAGCTCGTCCTGGACCACATCGTGGAGCGCAAGCGGCTGGATGACTTGTGTAACAGCATCATTGATGGCCGCTTCCGTGAGCAGAAG ttccGGTTAAAGCGCTGTGGCCTGGGCCACCGAGTGTACCTGGTAGAGGAGTATGGCTCGGCGGGCCACCTCAGCCTTCCCGAGAGCACACTGCTGCAGGCTGTCACCAACACTCAG GTCATCGATGGCTTCTTTGTGAAGCGCACAGCAGACCTCAAGGAATCGGCTGCCTACCTGGCCCTGTTGACCCGGGGCCTCCAGAGACTGTACCAG gGCCGTACCCTCAGCAGTCGCCCCTGGGGAGCCTCCGAGGCCTCTGAATCAAGGCCGGGGCCCTCCCCAAATCCTCTGTGCTCACTCCTCACCTTCAGTGACTTCAACGCAGGTGCCATCAAGAACAAG GCGCAGTCTGTGCGCGAGGTCTTCGCCCGGCAGCTGATGCAGGTGCGCGGAGTGAGTGGGGAGAAGGCGGCAGCCATAGTGGACAAGTACAGCACCCCCGCCAG cctatTGGCCGCCTATGACGCCTGTGCCACCCCCAAGGAACAGGAGATGCTGCTGAGCACCATCAAGTGTGGCCAACTGCAGAG GAATCTGGGGCCTGCTCTGAGCAGGACCTTGTCCCAGCTCTATTGCTGCTACGGCCCCCTCACCTGA
- the MUS81 gene encoding crossover junction endonuclease MUS81 isoform X4, translating to MAAPVRLGRKRPLPVCPNPLFVRWLTEWRDEAASRGRRTQFVFQKALRSLRRYPLPLRSGKEAKILQHFGDRLCHMLDQRLQQHEASGGDHAPTSSGDKSPAREGPFATVQDASMPLPAQPKAGGSGSYWPARHSGAREILLLLYRDLLNPSGHGFLAKEELLQGCTQKAPRVAPGSTRPWPALRSLLHRNLVLRTHRPARSVFIRYSLTAEGLELARKLAESEGLSSLDSPIRPEEPPGEEPEVPGTASAELAGHRPQLLLELQRLRVPYMVRKLHVGDFVWVAQETRPRDPARPGELVLDHIVERKRLDDLCNSIIDGRFREQKFRLKRCGLGHRVYLVEEYGSAGHLSLPESTLLQAVTNTQVIDGFFVKRTADLKESAAYLALLTRGLQRLYQGRTLSSRPWGASEASESRPGPSPNPLCSLLTFSDFNAGAIKNKAQSVREVFARQLMQVRGVSGEKAAAIVDKYSTPASLLAAYDACATPKEQEMLLSTIKCGQLQRNLGPALSRTLSQLYCCYGPLT from the exons ATGGCAGCGCCGGTCCGCTTGGGCCGGAAACGCCCGCTGCCCGTTTGCCCCAACCCGCTCTTCGTACGCTGGCTAACCGAATGGCGGGACGAGGCAGCCAGTAGGGGCCGCCGCACGCAATTCGTGTTTCAAAAG GCGCTGCGCTCGCTCCGGCGGTACCCACTGCCTCTGCGCAGCGGCAAGGAAGCTAAGATCCTGCAGCACTTCGGAGACAGACTCTGCCATATGCTGGACCAGCGGCTGCAGCAGCACGAAGCATCCGGCG GTGACCATGCCCCGACTTCATCTGGAGATAAGAGTCCAGCCCGGGAAGGACCCTTTGCCACAGTCCAGGATGCTTCCATGCCA CTTCCAGCCCAGCCCAAAGCAGGGGGCTCAGGCAGCTACTGGCCGGCTCGGCACTCAGGCGCCCGTGAGATCCTACTGCTGCTCTACAGGGATCTCCTG AATCCTAGTGGCCACGGCTTCCTAGCCAAGGAGGAGCTGCTGCAGGGGTGTACCCAGAAAGCCCCCAGG GTGGCCCCTGGGAGTACTCGACCCTGGCCAGCCCTCCGCTCCCTCCTGCACAGAAACCTCGTTCTTAGGACACACCGGCCAGCCAG ATCTGTGTTCATCAGGTACTCGCTGACGGCGGAGGGTCTGGAGCTCGCCCGGAAGCTGGCTGAGTCAGAGGGCCTGAGCTCACTGGACAGTCCTATCAGGCCAGAGGAGCCCCCTGGGGAGGAGCCAGAAGTGCCAGGAACGGCCTCTGCTGAAct GGCGGGGCACAGGCCACAGCTGCTCCTCGAGCTACAGCGTCTGCGTGTGCCCTACATGGTGCGCAAGCTGCACGTCGGGGACTTCGTGTGGGTGGCTCAAGAGACCAGGCCCAGAGACCCAG CAAGACCCGGGGAGCTCGTCCTGGACCACATCGTGGAGCGCAAGCGGCTGGATGACTTGTGTAACAGCATCATTGATGGCCGCTTCCGTGAGCAGAAG ttccGGTTAAAGCGCTGTGGCCTGGGCCACCGAGTGTACCTGGTAGAGGAGTATGGCTCGGCGGGCCACCTCAGCCTTCCCGAGAGCACACTGCTGCAGGCTGTCACCAACACTCAG GTCATCGATGGCTTCTTTGTGAAGCGCACAGCAGACCTCAAGGAATCGGCTGCCTACCTGGCCCTGTTGACCCGGGGCCTCCAGAGACTGTACCAG gGCCGTACCCTCAGCAGTCGCCCCTGGGGAGCCTCCGAGGCCTCTGAATCAAGGCCGGGGCCCTCCCCAAATCCTCTGTGCTCACTCCTCACCTTCAGTGACTTCAACGCAGGTGCCATCAAGAACAAG GCGCAGTCTGTGCGCGAGGTCTTCGCCCGGCAGCTGATGCAGGTGCGCGGAGTGAGTGGGGAGAAGGCGGCAGCCATAGTGGACAAGTACAGCACCCCCGCCAG cctatTGGCCGCCTATGACGCCTGTGCCACCCCCAAGGAACAGGAGATGCTGCTGAGCACCATCAAGTGTGGCCAACTGCAGAG GAATCTGGGGCCTGCTCTGAGCAGGACCTTGTCCCAGCTCTATTGCTGCTACGGCCCCCTCACCTGA